The genomic stretch cttttaatgTCTGCTGGTCCCCTGTCAGAGTTCAGTGACGTTCATAGATGTGTTTGATGCTTTTGTTCCTGATGGACCTGATGGAGGTTCAGACTGTGTCAATGTGTTGGAGAGCTCACATGTCTCTGccgctccgtctctctgtcctcttcttctttctgcttCTGATGAATCCtggacaaacacagaaagcagCAATCAGTCCACAACTCTTTGTCCACAACGTGGTTCTGGAGTCGGACTCACTTCTCCTGTTCGATCTGCTGAGCTCTCTCCTTGaatctcttctccctctccttggtctgcttctcctccatctccctcctctccatctccatcgtCTGTCTCTCCTGCTGCAGTCGTTTGTTCTCCTCCTGTTGACGAACTGCTTCGTCCCGCTAAGAAGATGCTGGTGTTAAATCAGATCACATCAAACTACACTTCATAAACTCGGGATGAAGGTGAAGAGAAACCTGAGTTTGAACCCAGAAGTCGTCTTTCTTGGTTTGTTGAATTTCCTCCACGGCGTTCACCTTCCGATACACAGAACCCTGTGACAGCAGAGAAGTTCTCAGTTAAATGATTTCTGTGGACGACTAATAATTCATGCTCAATGAATTCATAAGGAAAAGTAGCTTGGACTTCCCACAATGCAGTTCAACAGCTTCTCTTCTCTAGACcccctctgctttttttttaactccacaCCTCCACTTTGAAACACAGACGTTTTAATCTCAAACTGAGAtcaccctgatgacatcactgtgaggTCATCAGAGCTAAAGATGATGTCACAGAAAAGAACACACACCGGCATCTATTTCTGGGCCTTAAACACATGAATCCTGTTTTAGATATTCATGTTTCTCTCTCCAAACATATCAGTGAATTTATTTCATATTCCATATTTGTTGTTTCTGCAGATGAACATGTGGAAGCGTCGTCTGTTTCTCACCACGGCTCCTCTCGGAGCATCTCTGTATTCTGTCGGTTTGTGGAAATGAAAGTTGGCTCCGGACGCTTTGGACACTTTCTCCAGGATGGTCTCTGGTTCCACGTCGTCGTCTCCGCGGGCGTTTATGGTCACATGGGCTCCCTGAGGTCACATGTTCATCAGTGACTCGTTAAAGTCACACAGCAGCATTTTACAGAAGACACACTCACCTTCAGGAAGTTGGCCATCGAGCTCACGTGGTTGGCACATGTTCCTTTTCTGGAGTCCTTCACACCTTCACCTGtctgtacacagacacacacacacacacacacacacacacacacacacacacacacacacacacacacacacacacacacacaacacagtaatacagaaatatacagATACAGACACTCTTGGCTCAGTTGCAGtggttaatgtgtgtgtgtgtgtgtgtgtgtgtgtgtgtgtgtgtgtgtgtgtgtgtgtgtgtgtgtgtgtgtgtgtgtgtgtgtgtgtgtgtgtgtgtgtgtctgtgtttttgtgtgtgtgtgtctcacccaGTTTATGAGGACATATTTGGGCAGACCAGAGTTTGGGTCCTGGACTCGACAGAAAGCGTACATCACCTTCCCACTGTTCAGctcctccaccatctcctcTAATCCcccatctgcacacacacaaacacacaccacacacacactcacgccaTGAAGGATTTAATGGTTTTATTCAGGTCCAGgatcaggaccaggaccaggacagTCAGGGTTCAAATAGTCAGCTGTTAGCTCAGTTTACTTTGGtagaaagtaactaagtacatttactccatGAATCATCTCAGGACCCTCAGATTGATCATATGACCCTGTGGAGGGCCCCGACCCCTATGTTGGACTGTATATCAATAACTTTGAAGTAGCGGCTGCATCGATGCTTCAGTAttgtaatgtataataatacattagACGTTTTACTGTATAACATGTACTATAACTGCATGCAGCTGAAAATACATGAGTACTTTTATTGCTGTACATTATAGAGTACATTGACCTTACCTCCCTTCTCTGCCAGACGAATATCATTAGTGTTTCCTTCATAAGTGAACAAAGCCctgaaaacacagcaggttAACATGTCAGCAGGTTAACATGTCAGCAGGTTAACATGTCAGCAGGTTAACATGTCAGCAGGTTACCTTGTCAGCAGGTGAACATATCAGCAGGTGAACATATCAGCAGGTTAACATGTCAGCAGGTTACCTTGTCAGCAGGTTACCTTGTCAGCAGGTGAACATATCAGCAGGTTACCTTGTCAGCAGGTTAACATGTCAGCAGGTTAACTTGTCAGCAGGTTAACATGTCAGCAGGTTAACTTGTCAGCAGGTTAACATGTCAGCAGGTTAACATGTTAGCAGGTGAACATGTCAGCAGGTTACCTTGTCAGCAGGTGAACATATCAGCAGGTTACCTTGTCAGCAGGTTAACATGTCAGCAGGTTAACTTGTCAGCAGGTTAACATGTCAGCAGGTTAACTTGTCAGCAGGTTAACTTGTCAGCAGGTGAACATATCAGCAGGTTACCTTGTCAGCAGGTTAACATGTCAGCAGGTTAACTTGTCAGCAGGTTAACATGTCAGCAGGTTAACTTGTCAGCAGGTTAACTTGTCAGCAGGTTAACATGTCAGCAGTTTACCTTGTCAGCAGGTTACCTTGTCAGCAGGTTAACATGTCAGCAGGTTAAGATGTCAGCAGGTTACCTTGTCAGCAGGTTAACTTGTCAGCAGGTTAACATGTACAACAATCACTCCATCATAATAAGAGACTCCTCACCAGTTGGTGTCCATCTTTCCGTCCACCACTTCTTTATAAGCTTCCATGAGTGAAAGACCGTTCTTACTCAGATTCACGGCCATCGTCTTCAGGTTCCTAACACAAACTTTACTCTTTATTCTCTACAGCGGAACCTCTGACCGTCAGATATTGTGATTTTCTACAGCAGATCCTCCTCCACTCTGAAAGCAGTCCAACCAGTCCAACCTGATGAGCCTCATTCCTTCACAAGCTGCTCCCTCTGACgaacattcatttattcatcaacacccgaaaacacacattcactcagtTTAATCTCTTccacactgtgtttgtttgtgtgtgtgtgtgtgtgtgtgtttgagtgtttgtgtgtgcgtgtgtttgtgtgtcttagtgtgtgtgtgtgtgtgtgttctacagTGTCTGTcttagtgtgtgttgtgtgtgtgtgtgttctacagTGTCTGTcttagtgtgtgttgtgtgtgttctacAGTGTctgtcttagtgtgtgtgtgtgtgtgtgtgtgtgtgtgtgtgtgtgtgtgttctacagTGTCTgtcttaagtgtgtgtgtgtgtgtgtgtgtgtgtgtgtgtgtgtgtgtgtgtgtgtgtgtgtgtgtgtgtgtgtgtgtgtgtgtctgtgtgttctacAGTGTCTATcttagtgtgtgttgtgtgttttcatgagcGCTCATATCTCCTCTGCTGACTGAACATGATGGATGTTTAAGTCTGAACTctagaaacagaaaacagctgagAATTTTTTCAGGTTTCAGGTCCGTCACACCGTctcatatgtttatatatgtatattaataatgttctcattaaggagcagtgtgtaaacatgtgagtataaatatgtttatatatgtatattaataatgttctcattaaggagcagtgtgtaaacatgtgagtatacatatgtttatatatgtatattaataatgttctcattaaggagcagtgtgtagacATGTgagtataaatatgtttatatatgtatattaataatgttctcattaaggagcagtgtgtaaacatgtgagtataaatatgtttatatatgtatattaataatgttctcattaaggagcagtgtgtagacATGTGAGTATAAATATGTCTCTTGTTCAATAATAACTCATATTCTAGTTTCATAAATACTGGTATTCCAGTTTAAAATAACATGAACttgatttattgtattaataattatataatgttatataataataatcaatcctttattagtcccacaatggggaaattatttctctgcatttaacccatcccggaggagcaatgggctgcaatgaagcgcccgggagcaacttggggttaggtgtcttgctcaaggacacctcggcatgttgccggtagaggggtttgaaccaccaaccttgtggttacgggacaggcgctctacctcatgtgccacagtgtggagtttgtttggtttcatgATGTATTTCCTCATACAGCTTCTCGTTCAGAttcttctgtcctctcatgatcatattctcatgttttctgtcctctcatgatcatattctcatgttttctgtcctctcatgatcatatcctcatgttttctgtcctctcatgatcatatcatcatgttttgtcctctcatgatcatatcctcatgttttctgtcctctcatgatcatatcctcatgttttctgtcctctcatgatcatatcctcatgttttctgtcctctcatgatcatatcctcatgttttctgtcctctcatgatcatatcatgttttctgtcctctcatgatcatatcctcatgttttctgtcctctcatgatcatatcctcatgttttctgtcctctcatgatcatattctcatgttttctgtcctctcatgatcatatcctcatgttttctgtcctctcatgatcatatcctcatgttttctgtcctctcatgatcatatcctcatgttttctgtcctctcatgatcatatcctcatgttttctttcctctcatgatcatatcctcatgttttctttcctctcatgatcatatcctcatgttttctttcctctcatgatcatatcatcatgttttgtcctctcatgatcatatcctcatgttttctgtcctctcatgatcatattctcatgttttctgtcctctcatgatctcatgatcatatcatcatgttttctgtcctctcatgatcatatcctcatgttttctgtcctctcatgatcatatcctcatgttttctcatgtcatatcctcatgttttctgtcctctcatgatcatatcctcatgttttctgtcctctcatgatcatatcctcatgttttctgtcctctcatgatcatatcatcatgttttgtcctctcatgatcatatcctcatgttttctgtcctctcatgatcatattctcatgttttctgtcctctcatgatcatattctcatgttttctgtcctctcatgatcatatcctcatgttttctgtcctctcatgatcatatcatcatgttttgtcctctcatgatcatatcctcatgttttctgtcctctcatgatcatatcctcatgttttctgtcctctcatgatcatatcctcatgttttctgtcctctcatgatcatatcatcatgttttgtcctctcatgatcatatcctcatgttttctgtcctctcatgatcatattctcatgttttctgtcctctcatgatcatatcatgatcatatcatcatgttttctgtcctctcatgatcatatcctcatgttttctgtcctctcatgatcatatcctcatgttttctgtcctctcatgatcatatcctcatgttttctgtcctctcatgatcatgttttctttcctctcatgatcatatcctcatgttttctgtcctctcatgatcatatcatcatgttttctgtcctctatCATGATCATATCATGAtatctcatgttttctgtcctctcatgatcatatcctcatgttttctgtcctctcatgatcatatcctcatgttttctgtcctctcatgatcattttctgtcctctcatgatcatatcctcatgttttctgtcctctcatgatcatatcctcatatcatcatgttttctgtcctctcatgatcatattctcatgttttctgtcctctcatgatcatatcctcatgttttctgtcctctcatgatcatatcctcatgttttctgtcctctcatgatcatatcctcatgttttctgtcctctcatgatcatatcatcatgttttgtcctctcatgatcatatcctcatgttttctgtcctctcatgatcatattcctcatgttttctgtcctctcatgatctcatgatcatatcatcatgttttctgtcctctcatgatcatatcctcatgttttctgtcctctcatgatcatatcctcatgttttctgtcctctcatgatcatatcctcatgttttctgtcctctcatgatcatatcctcatgttttctgtcctctcatgatcatatcatcatgttttcttgtcctctcatgatcatatcctcatgttttctgtcctctcatgatcatattctcatgttttctgtcctctcatgatcatatcctcatgttttctgtcctctcatgatcatatcctcatgttttctgtcctctcatgatcatatcctctgttttgtctttcctctcatgatcatatcctcatgttttctgtcctctcatgatcatatcctcatgttttgtcctctcatgatcatatcatcatgttttgtcctctcatgatcatatcctcatgttttctgtcctctcatgatcatatccctcctcatgttttctgtcctctcatgatctcatcatatcatcatgttttctgtcctctcatgatcatatcctcatgttttctgccctctcatgatcatatcatcatgttttctgtcctctcatgatcatatcctcatgttttctccctctcatgatcatatcctcatgttttctgtcctctcatgatcatatcctcatgttttctgtcctctcatgatcatccCTCtgttagtgtctcctccctcctcttaggtCTCGAGACTGGTGGACccgaatgcagcacagagagacggggaggcagagagtaggggtAAGGGGTTTATTGTTTTAGCTGGGCATGCGTTGCATGAAGGACAGTGGGatcaggttagggttagggtcatgtttttctttattaagcACCAGATTGTTTCCCTCTTCCTAGGTCATAAGgtcgcaggtgctcatccaggctctggtcatctcccgcctggactactgctcctcactacttgctggagcccccctcctcttagtgtcgtcggccatcagacctctggagcttgtccagaaagctgcagctcgtcctGGTGTTCAATCCTCTtagccccaagttctctcacacaagttcccttctccgttctctacactggctccctgtaagagctcgcatccagtttaagactctggtgctagcctccctcctcttagggcagtgtctcctccctcctcttagtgtctcagctccttcctatctccaggccttggtcaagccctacacccccgcccgaccactcgtgctctgctgcctccctcctcttagtgtctcctccctcctcctaggGCGATTGTGTTGCCCCgtctcagaggtccctgcggccctCCTCgactcctccctcctcttaggtCACAGCTtcctttctgtcctggcccctcagtggtggaatgaactccccacttaCGTCAGGacagtgtctcctccctcctcttagagtctcctcctcccatctttaggcgcagtgTCTGAAAACTCACTCTCTTCTTAGTGAAGTGCTActccggagccttcctcgtagcacttatggttTACTcgtttctcctccctcctcctccttagtGTCTCCTTGATTATTGTCTTCCCCTCCTTTGTGTtatgcacttatcctattcttAGTGTCTTCCCTCCTCTAGTgtcacttactatattcggattagtctccttgcaattattgttttctgtaATTTGCTTCTCCTCCTACTATCCTTTTAgttctggtttatgctttaagatgcttgtttaagaaaggagatgcactgatgacttctggtgactagtagttctctccctgaatacctatgttgaatacctccctcctcttagtgtcttcCTGTAAGTCCCTCCTtaggataaaagcgtctgctcctagtgactgtaatgtaatgtaatgtaatgtaaatgtaatgtcctCCTAAGGTCAGTGTCCTCCTggtcctcttagtgtctcctccctcctcctagtgtctcctccctcctccttagtgtctcctccctcctcttagtgtctcctccctcctcctagtgtctcctccctcctcttagtgtctcctccctcctcctagtgtctcctccctcctcttagtgtctcctccctccctatcctagtgtctcctccctcctcttagtgtctcctccctccctcctcttagtgtctcctccctcctcttagtgtctcctccctcctcctagtgtctcctccctcctcttagtgtctcctccctcctcttagtgtctcctccctcctctagtgtctcctccctcctcttagtgtcctcctcctctcaagtgtctcctcctcttagtgtctctccctccctcttagtgtctcctccctcctcttagtgtctcctccctcctcttagtgtctcctcttcctagtgtctcctccctcctcttagtgtctcctccctcctctcttcccctcctagtgtctcctccctcctcctagtgtctcctctcctccctcctcttagtgtctcctccctcctcctcctcttagtgtctcctccctcctcctagtgtctcctccctcctcttagtgcctcctccctcctcctagtgtctcctccctcctcttagtgtctcctccctcctcttagtgtctcctccctcctcttagtgtctcctccctcctctagtgtctcctccctcctcttagtgtctcctccctcctcctctcctcctcctcttagtgtctcctccctcctctagtgtctcctccctcctcctagtgtctcctccctcctcttagtgtctcctcccctcctcctccctcttagtgtctcctccctcctcttagtgtctcctccctcctccttagtgtctcctccctcctcttagtgtctcctccctcctcctagtgtctcctccctcctcttagtgtctcctccctcctcctagtgtctcctccctcctcttagtgtctcctccctcctcttgtctcctccctcctcttagtgtctcctccctcctcctagtgtctcctccctcctcttagtgtctcctccctcctagtgtctcctccctcctcttagtgtctcctccctcctcttagtgtctcctccctcctccctctagtgtctcctccctcctcttagtgtctcctcttagtgtctcctccctcctcttagtgtctcctccctcctcttagtgtctcctccctcctcttagtgtctcctccctcctcttagtgtctcctccctcctcttagtgtctcctccctcctcttagtgtctcctccctccctcctcctcctagtgtctcctccctcctcttagtgtctcctccctcctctctcctccctcctcttagtgtctcctccctcctcttagtgtctcctccctcctcttagtgtctcctccctcctcctagtgtctcctccctcctcttagtgtctcctccctcctcctagtgtctcctccctcctcttagtgtctcctccctcctcctagtgtctcctcccctcctctcctccctcctcttagtgtctcctccctcctctctcctccctcctcttagtgtcctccctccctcctcctcctcctctcctagtgtctcctccctcctcctagtgtcctcctagtgtctcctccctcctcttagtgtctcctccctcctcctagtgtcctcctccctcctcctagtgtctcctccctcctcttagtgtctcctccctcctcttagtgtctcctccctcctcttagtgtctcctccctcctcctagtgtctcctccctcctcttagtgtctcctccctcctcttagtgtctcctccctcctcctagtgtctcctccctcctcttagtgtctcctccctcctcctagtgtctcctccctcctcttagtgtctcctccctcctcttagtgtctcctccctcctcttagtgtctcctccctcctcttagtgtctcctccctcctcttagtgtctcctccctcctcttagtgtctccctcctcttagtgtctcctccctcctcttagtgcctcctccctcctcttgtctcctcctcctctcctccctcctcttagtgcctcctccctcctctttgtgCCTCCTCACACGGGACCTGTTGTGCTGGTCCAGGATCAGTTCAGCTGCTCTCGTGCTTGTGTCTCGACGGGAGCGCGCCTCGCTCCACTGATCTGAGGTCAGTCCGGTTCCAGAGTTTCTCCAGAGTTTCTCTCCAGCCGCGCAGTCTTGTCCTGCAGACGGGTTCAGTCCAGAACCAGGACCCGGACCCGGACCAGGACCCGGACCAGGAAACATCTGAGGATCTGCATGCTGCGTGTTTCAAAG from Anoplopoma fimbria isolate UVic2021 breed Golden Eagle Sablefish chromosome 14, Afim_UVic_2022, whole genome shotgun sequence encodes the following:
- the LOC129102165 gene encoding drebrin-like protein A codes for the protein MAVNLSKNGLSLMEAYKEVVDGKMDTNWALFTYEGNTNDIRLAEKGDGGLEEMVEELNSGKVMYAFCRVQDPNSGLPKYVLINWTGEGVKDSRKGTCANHVSSMANFLKGAHVTINARGDDDVEPETILEKVSKASGANFHFHKPTEYRDAPRGAVGSVYRKVNAVEEIQQTKKDDFWVQTQRDEAVRQQEENKRLQQERQTMEMERREMEEKQTKEREKRFKERAQQIEQEKIHQKQKEEEDRETERQRHNLQENGNRKSGLNIAASVQKANEAKSLISQRSFNPRDVFKQREQSFESPASGPGGTRPGASRSGASKPGKSFQRETLLQPQSPIAPAVVPLSPVSPVSPVSPPSPVLSHSPAAPPETTGSPVPAEDTTYTEEEEWSDEFEDDGDEAPPKDLYEAANPAATDEDLYEDVYQQNFSSAGDGDVKKDITARALYDYQAVDDTEITFDPDDIITGIEMLDEGWWRGYGPHGNYGIFPANYVELL